One window of the Chloroflexota bacterium genome contains the following:
- a CDS encoding alpha-glucosidase/alpha-galactosidase, translating to MAKISFLGAGSTVFAKNLLGDILSYPELADATISLHDIDAERLATTEAIAHRTAHLLDAKPTIEVTTDRRQSLDGADYAICMIQVGGYKPGTVIDFEIPKKYGLRQTIADTLGIGGIMRALRTIPVILDMCKDMEELCPDVTFLNYVNPMAMICWAIDRATSINTVGLCHSVQGTAMHLAEDIDVPFEQINYLCAGINHMAFYLRFERDGQDLYPLLREVGEKGTYGRRYRGLADHVRYEMLRRTGYFVTESSEHFAEYVPWFIKRDRPDLIEKYEIPLDEYIERCELAVAGWEIKDQLLQNLGSIPLGTSPEKLQEQLKASGFPTEILEEIGEFLQVRRSHEYGSLIIHSMETDIPRVVYGNVSNRGLIDNLPQGCCVEVPCLVDKNGLQPTQIGSLPPHLAALMQTNINPQALTVEAALTGKREHIYHAAMLDPHTAAELDLEQIWALVDEMIEAHGDYLPTYS from the coding sequence ATGGCAAAGATAAGTTTCCTCGGTGCAGGCAGTACCGTTTTCGCCAAAAATCTACTGGGTGACATTCTCAGTTACCCCGAGCTGGCAGACGCCACCATCAGTCTGCACGACATCGACGCCGAGCGCCTTGCTACCACTGAAGCGATTGCCCATCGCACCGCCCATCTGTTGGACGCCAAACCGACCATCGAGGTAACCACCGATCGCCGGCAATCGTTGGATGGCGCTGACTACGCCATCTGCATGATCCAGGTGGGCGGCTACAAACCAGGTACGGTGATCGATTTCGAGATTCCAAAGAAATACGGTCTTCGCCAGACCATCGCCGATACCCTGGGCATTGGCGGGATCATGCGCGCCCTGCGCACCATCCCGGTGATCCTGGACATGTGCAAAGACATGGAAGAGCTATGCCCCGATGTGACCTTCCTCAACTATGTCAATCCCATGGCAATGATCTGCTGGGCCATCGACCGGGCCACTTCGATCAATACGGTGGGCCTGTGTCACAGCGTGCAGGGAACAGCCATGCACCTGGCCGAGGATATCGACGTTCCTTTCGAGCAGATCAACTATCTCTGCGCCGGGATCAACCATATGGCCTTCTACCTGCGTTTCGAACGGGATGGACAGGATCTTTATCCCTTATTACGGGAAGTTGGGGAGAAAGGGACGTACGGCAGGCGCTACCGCGGGTTGGCCGATCATGTGCGCTACGAGATGCTGCGGCGCACCGGTTATTTCGTGACGGAATCGAGTGAGCACTTTGCCGAATACGTGCCCTGGTTTATCAAACGGGATCGACCCGACCTGATCGAAAAATATGAGATCCCGCTGGACGAATATATCGAGCGCTGCGAGTTGGCGGTAGCAGGATGGGAAATAAAGGACCAGCTGCTTCAGAATCTGGGTTCGATTCCCCTGGGCACGAGTCCCGAAAAATTACAGGAACAGTTAAAGGCTAGCGGTTTCCCAACTGAGATCCTGGAGGAGATTGGAGAATTCCTCCAGGTGCGCCGCAGCCACGAATATGGCTCGCTGATCATTCACAGCATGGAAACAGACATTCCCCGTGTCGTCTACGGCAATGTGAGCAACCGGGGCCTGATCGACAACCTGCCCCAGGGCTGCTGCGTGGAGGTTCCCTGCCTGGTGGATAAAAACGGACTGCAACCGACGCAGATAGGCAGCCTTCCCCCTCATCTGGCTGCCCTGATGCAGACCAACATCAACCCGCAGGCGTTGACCGTGGAGGCAGCACTGACCGGCAAAAGAGAACACATCTACCATGCCGCCATGCTCGATCCGCACACCGCCGCCGAGCTGGATCTCGAGCAGATATGGGCTCTGGTCGACGAGATGATCGAAGCCCACGGAGACTATCTTCCCACCTATTCCTGA